The following proteins come from a genomic window of Alicyclobacillus dauci:
- a CDS encoding NAD(P)H-quinone oxidoreductase: MKAVLLNGFGGPEVLHIAETETPTPGPGEVLVRVRASSLNRADLLQRMGHYPPPKGESDILGLEMAGEVAQLGEGVSSVQVGDRVCALLPGGGYAQYVTVPAGMLIKLPPKLTFAQGAAIPEAFLTAYLNLFVLGQLSPEETVLVHAGASGVGTSAIQLIRLAGARSIVTAGSEVKLERCISLGASAGWNYHEGSFVPFVEEQTDGQGVDIIMDFIGGPYYHDNIASLAVDGRLLIIGTMGGAAVENVNLGTLLGRRIQVIGTALRSRSLATKIELTAAFQAFAGEALASGAIAPVIDSVFDWREVAQAHEYMASNKNIGKIVLNVGE; the protein is encoded by the coding sequence ATGAAGGCTGTTTTGTTAAATGGATTCGGAGGCCCCGAAGTTTTACATATCGCAGAAACTGAAACACCCACTCCAGGACCGGGTGAAGTCCTCGTCCGCGTTCGCGCGAGTTCCTTAAATCGCGCGGACTTGCTGCAACGGATGGGCCACTACCCGCCACCGAAAGGCGAGAGCGACATTCTTGGTCTGGAAATGGCGGGCGAGGTAGCCCAGTTGGGCGAAGGCGTCTCCTCAGTCCAGGTCGGCGACAGAGTGTGTGCGCTTCTGCCCGGAGGCGGTTACGCGCAGTATGTGACGGTTCCAGCCGGCATGCTCATCAAGCTCCCGCCCAAACTCACATTTGCACAGGGCGCTGCCATCCCGGAGGCGTTCTTAACTGCGTACCTCAACCTGTTCGTCCTCGGCCAACTGTCCCCGGAGGAGACAGTCCTTGTTCATGCCGGTGCCAGCGGAGTGGGCACGTCGGCTATTCAGCTCATTCGCCTTGCGGGAGCTAGGTCGATTGTTACGGCCGGATCGGAAGTCAAACTCGAACGGTGTATCTCCCTCGGTGCCAGCGCGGGCTGGAACTATCACGAGGGATCATTCGTGCCGTTTGTTGAGGAACAGACAGATGGCCAAGGTGTCGACATCATCATGGATTTCATCGGCGGTCCATACTACCACGACAACATCGCTTCACTCGCAGTAGATGGTCGCTTGCTCATCATCGGTACCATGGGCGGGGCGGCGGTGGAAAACGTCAATCTCGGCACTTTGCTAGGCAGGCGAATCCAAGTCATTGGAACCGCTCTCCGATCCCGCTCCTTAGCCACCAAAATCGAATTGACCGCAGCCTTTCAGGCGTTCGCAGGCGAAGCGCTGGCGTCCGGCGCCATCGCCCCGGTTATCGACTCGGTCTTCGACTGGCGCGAAGTTGCACAGGCTCACGAGTACATGGCTTCGAACAAGAACATCGGCAAGATTGTGCTAAACGTCGGAGAGTAA
- a CDS encoding aminotransferase class I/II-fold pyridoxal phosphate-dependent enzyme, with the protein MIEQSIRLQQLEDGVFQELALEKRRIVASGRDVIDLSVGSPDLPPSPHVMEALAQGVTDPNAYGYAITGLAEFNEAVAQFYKRYHVNLDPGTEVLQLMGSQDGLSHLALSLINPGETVLLPDPGYPIYEASVRLAGGIPYPLPINEDTLHPNFSLIPDDVLQSARLMILNYPSNPTAGVATRSMFEEVVRVAQTYDIFVIHDFAYSEMVYDGLEAVSLLSIPGAKDIAVEFNSLSKTFNMAGCRVGYLVGNKAVIGHLRKLKSHIDYGIFLPIQHAAITALTTDHDFAGQRQIYTARRDALCDALTSYGWEVRKPAATMFVWAKTPNNRPSHAFAMELLREAGVAVTPGAAFGPRGEGHVRMALVTDAANLRAAAERIGQHLAAKVLG; encoded by the coding sequence ATGATAGAGCAGTCGATACGGCTTCAACAGTTAGAAGACGGGGTATTTCAAGAATTGGCACTCGAGAAGCGAAGGATTGTGGCAAGTGGCCGTGACGTGATCGATCTCAGCGTCGGCAGCCCCGATCTCCCTCCATCGCCGCACGTCATGGAAGCACTCGCACAAGGTGTCACGGACCCGAATGCGTACGGTTACGCCATCACGGGCCTTGCAGAGTTTAATGAGGCCGTAGCACAGTTCTACAAGCGGTACCACGTAAACTTGGATCCGGGGACGGAAGTCCTGCAGTTGATGGGGTCCCAAGACGGACTGTCGCACTTGGCGCTCTCCCTCATCAACCCGGGTGAAACGGTCCTCCTACCGGATCCAGGCTACCCAATCTACGAAGCCAGTGTCCGCTTGGCCGGCGGGATTCCGTACCCCCTGCCGATCAACGAAGACACGCTCCACCCAAACTTCTCACTGATCCCGGACGACGTCCTGCAGTCAGCAAGGTTGATGATTCTCAACTATCCGAGCAACCCGACGGCGGGTGTGGCGACGAGATCGATGTTTGAAGAAGTTGTCCGCGTGGCGCAAACATACGACATCTTCGTCATCCATGACTTCGCGTACTCGGAAATGGTATACGACGGCCTCGAGGCCGTCAGCCTTCTGTCGATCCCGGGCGCCAAAGACATCGCCGTTGAATTCAATTCCCTGTCGAAGACGTTCAACATGGCAGGTTGCCGCGTTGGTTATCTGGTCGGCAACAAAGCTGTCATCGGCCACTTGCGCAAGTTGAAATCGCACATCGACTACGGGATCTTCCTGCCGATTCAGCACGCTGCCATCACGGCGCTCACGACGGACCACGATTTTGCCGGCCAACGCCAAATTTACACCGCGAGACGAGACGCACTGTGCGATGCGTTGACGAGTTACGGCTGGGAAGTCCGCAAGCCGGCCGCTACCATGTTCGTGTGGGCAAAGACACCGAATAATCGCCCGTCACACGCCTTCGCCATGGAATTGCTCCGCGAAGCAGGCGTGGCCGTCACCCCAGGCGCCGCATTTGGCCCCCGCGGTGAAGGGCATGTTCGCATGGCCCTCGTGACCGATGCGGCGAACCTGCGCGCGGCTGCCGAGCGGATCGGGCAGCACCTCGCGGCGAAGGTGCTGGGCTAG
- a CDS encoding phosphoadenylyl-sulfate reductase — protein sequence MDEENLKSLSARHETLTPETILATAITTVPRLTFACSFGAEDMVLLDMLMTKRAKVNVFYVDTNVLFEETYDLIQQVADHYTIPDLTRIEPALSLSAQARNYGDALWAADPNQCCSIRKVEPLSRHLKQYDGWITGIRRDQSPTRAHAQTFEWDKKFNLIKINPFILWTAEDVWQYIRDHEVPYNPLHNMGYPSIGCVHCTRPLRAGEGVRGE from the coding sequence ATGGATGAAGAAAACCTCAAGTCGCTTTCTGCCCGTCATGAAACGTTGACACCGGAGACCATCTTGGCAACGGCCATCACGACCGTGCCTCGCCTCACGTTTGCTTGCAGCTTCGGTGCGGAAGATATGGTTTTGTTAGACATGCTCATGACCAAGCGGGCCAAAGTGAACGTTTTTTATGTGGATACAAACGTCTTGTTTGAGGAGACATACGACCTCATTCAGCAGGTCGCCGATCACTATACCATACCCGACTTAACCCGCATCGAACCGGCGCTAAGCCTCTCTGCACAGGCCCGTAACTACGGTGACGCTTTGTGGGCTGCGGACCCAAATCAGTGCTGCAGCATTCGCAAGGTTGAGCCACTGTCTCGCCACCTCAAACAATATGATGGTTGGATAACGGGCATCAGACGTGATCAATCCCCCACCCGCGCACACGCACAAACTTTTGAATGGGACAAAAAGTTCAATCTCATCAAAATCAATCCCTTTATCCTCTGGACGGCGGAGGACGTATGGCAATATATCCGTGATCACGAGGTACCATACAACCCTCTTCACAACATGGGGTACCCGAGCATCGGATGCGTCCACTGCACGCGCCCACTACGAGCTGGGGAAGGCGTGCGTGGTGAGTGA
- a CDS encoding DinB family protein, with amino-acid sequence MPKADSFIQSFLMHRNVLGGVLDNLTDKDLDFHPWDGAFSTADLVWHMLSSTYTFASTAASGAIGERPEKPVFTSIDELKNAAREWTEKTVETIRSMSDEQFNVSIDTTKMIGRDVTAGQLLSIMRDHEIHHKGQLFVYARLCGAQKLPLFIHAG; translated from the coding sequence GTGCCGAAAGCAGATTCGTTCATTCAATCTTTTCTGATGCACCGCAATGTTCTGGGTGGCGTACTCGATAATCTCACAGACAAGGACCTCGATTTCCACCCCTGGGATGGCGCTTTTTCCACCGCCGATCTCGTATGGCACATGTTGTCATCGACTTATACGTTTGCAAGTACTGCAGCGTCTGGTGCCATTGGGGAGAGGCCTGAGAAGCCGGTATTCACGTCTATCGACGAATTGAAGAATGCCGCTCGCGAATGGACCGAGAAAACCGTGGAAACGATTCGTTCCATGAGTGACGAACAGTTTAACGTCTCCATCGATACAACTAAAATGATTGGACGAGATGTAACGGCTGGCCAATTGCTGAGCATCATGCGCGATCACGAGATTCACCACAAAGGCCAACTATTCGTCTACGCTCGCCTATGCGGTGCGCAAAAGCTTCCACTCTTTATTCACGCTGGCTGA
- a CDS encoding MFS transporter has protein sequence MTQVATEIENSKMRRSTVWTMGGSHMLNDLVTTGLVPSLAPLFMKTYHLDYTQTSLIVLCSYLTSSISQPIFGLFADKSPHAWLLPVGLLTSSLGLALSGLAPNFLLLLLFVSLSGLGSGAFHPEASRGTHMAAGNSKGLAQAIFQVGGNSGQALGPLMMPIFLLATGVHGLLWFTIVTAIGLGLTMRIYPWYRDNLNLHGKRMREVEGQNQVGAVTLLVIIIVLRSWCQIGISLFMPFYYEHHFGMKLNMSDKFTFIFLAAGAVGTFVGGLLSDRLPKQRILMYSMLCSIPFSLALPFVHGAVALLILIPFGFFILSSFAVTVVYAQHLLPRNISLASGLTIGFGVGAGGIGAVFFGTISDHLGLLTVFYVLMVLPILGGILSLFLPNDAKARATTHS, from the coding sequence TTGACTCAAGTAGCGACGGAAATAGAAAACAGTAAGATGCGTAGGAGTACCGTTTGGACTATGGGCGGATCGCATATGCTAAACGATCTCGTCACAACCGGCCTCGTCCCATCCCTTGCACCCTTGTTCATGAAAACGTACCACTTGGACTACACGCAAACGAGTCTTATCGTGCTCTGTTCATATCTGACGTCATCTATATCACAACCGATATTCGGTCTTTTTGCGGACAAATCTCCGCACGCTTGGTTATTGCCGGTCGGTCTCCTGACCTCAAGTCTCGGGTTGGCACTCAGCGGGCTGGCACCAAACTTTTTACTACTTCTCCTATTCGTATCGTTAAGCGGGCTCGGTTCTGGAGCATTTCACCCTGAAGCTTCGCGTGGCACACATATGGCGGCAGGCAACTCGAAAGGGCTCGCCCAGGCCATCTTTCAAGTCGGAGGCAACAGTGGTCAAGCGTTAGGGCCACTCATGATGCCGATCTTCCTCCTCGCAACAGGTGTCCACGGTCTCTTGTGGTTCACCATCGTCACCGCTATCGGGCTGGGGCTCACGATGCGGATCTATCCGTGGTACCGGGACAACTTAAACTTGCACGGAAAGCGCATGCGCGAGGTTGAAGGCCAAAACCAAGTGGGGGCCGTGACGCTGTTGGTCATCATTATCGTGTTGAGATCGTGGTGCCAAATTGGCATTTCGCTCTTCATGCCGTTTTACTACGAGCACCATTTTGGCATGAAACTGAACATGTCCGATAAGTTTACATTCATCTTCCTTGCAGCAGGTGCCGTAGGGACATTCGTCGGGGGACTGCTTTCTGATAGGCTGCCAAAGCAGCGGATTCTCATGTACTCGATGCTTTGTTCGATCCCGTTCTCCCTTGCACTTCCCTTCGTACACGGCGCAGTCGCACTACTCATCTTAATTCCGTTCGGATTTTTCATTCTGTCCTCATTCGCCGTTACGGTCGTTTACGCCCAGCACCTGTTGCCGCGAAACATCAGTCTCGCCTCAGGCCTCACTATCGGATTCGGTGTCGGCGCCGGCGGAATCGGCGCTGTCTTCTTCGGGACGATATCGGACCATCTCGGCCTCCTAACGGTGTTCTATGTACTCATGGTCCTGCCCATTCTGGGAGGAATTCTTTCCCTCTTCCTGCCCAACGACGCCAAGGCGAGGGCCACGACGCATTCGTGA
- a CDS encoding glycosyltransferase family 2 protein has translation MKKTLSVIIAAHNEAKTIGPLVRRLCRWYRRPEVIVIANGCTDRTASIARGAGARVVRFKNRLGPDVGRAVGLSIARGDICLVVDGDMIVPPAQLEPFVRAVQGGVDIALNGYPFPGTKKFHHPTAIAKHALNIFADRADLRAASLTTVPHAISRRAIKLLGPLAFCVPPVAQARAICDGRLRIEIAGQVAVGALNRSRGAEHDQAMRRLIIGDCLEGVNIIIDQRGVRGGFTDLGRKRDLAQGASFIPKERVSAAAIVPTQGEAGLTRLVGELTNAPFDHIRLVLNGANEEDIESVRTTSTIEVDYFAEPVGHDVGRAIGCMQVDSDKYFITDADIPLTREDVEPFLDAIDRDVDIALNNLDRILSKARQVDPPSIVKRFLNIACDRPDLGVSSLTAVPHAISGRILREIGFESIAVPPLGQVKAILAGLHVEAVHPVDVVKMNAVRPHLHNADSGKPLQKLIVGDHLEAIAYLQEVQGSRGNFPDPIRRIDLAERYIM, from the coding sequence ATGAAAAAGACATTAAGTGTCATCATCGCCGCACACAACGAAGCCAAGACAATTGGCCCGCTGGTGCGGCGTTTGTGTCGTTGGTACCGACGGCCCGAGGTGATAGTTATCGCAAATGGGTGCACGGATAGGACGGCTAGTATTGCTAGAGGCGCAGGTGCTCGTGTGGTACGGTTTAAGAATCGACTTGGACCGGACGTTGGCAGGGCGGTTGGGCTATCAATCGCACGGGGAGACATCTGCCTTGTCGTAGATGGGGATATGATTGTCCCACCGGCCCAATTGGAGCCGTTCGTGCGTGCCGTCCAGGGCGGCGTGGACATCGCGTTGAATGGCTATCCGTTCCCGGGCACGAAAAAGTTTCACCATCCCACAGCGATTGCAAAGCATGCTTTAAATATTTTCGCCGATAGGGCGGATTTACGGGCTGCGAGCTTGACAACAGTGCCACACGCGATTTCTCGGAGAGCCATCAAGTTGCTCGGTCCATTGGCGTTTTGTGTCCCGCCCGTCGCGCAGGCGCGGGCAATTTGTGATGGGCGTTTGCGCATCGAGATCGCGGGGCAAGTTGCTGTGGGAGCTCTTAATCGGTCACGGGGCGCCGAGCACGACCAGGCTATGCGTCGGCTCATCATCGGGGATTGCCTAGAGGGTGTGAACATTATTATTGACCAGCGCGGTGTGCGTGGCGGATTTACTGATTTAGGCCGCAAGCGTGACTTGGCCCAAGGGGCATCGTTTATTCCCAAGGAACGTGTCAGCGCGGCCGCCATCGTCCCCACTCAGGGTGAAGCGGGTTTGACTAGGCTCGTCGGAGAACTGACAAACGCGCCATTCGATCACATTCGCTTGGTCCTCAACGGCGCCAACGAGGAAGACATTGAATCTGTGAGGACTACTTCCACAATCGAAGTCGATTACTTCGCGGAACCCGTAGGCCATGATGTGGGTCGGGCGATTGGCTGCATGCAGGTGGACTCCGATAAGTACTTCATCACCGACGCCGACATTCCACTGACAAGGGAAGACGTGGAGCCGTTTTTAGACGCCATCGATCGCGACGTCGACATCGCGCTTAACAACCTCGACCGCATTCTGAGCAAGGCTCGCCAGGTCGATCCCCCATCAATCGTCAAGCGTTTCCTCAATATCGCATGCGACAGGCCCGACTTAGGAGTCTCCTCGCTAACGGCGGTCCCGCACGCGATCTCGGGCCGAATCTTACGCGAGATCGGGTTCGAGAGCATTGCAGTACCGCCGCTGGGCCAAGTGAAAGCCATTTTAGCAGGGCTACACGTTGAGGCTGTTCATCCGGTGGACGTGGTCAAGATGAATGCCGTTCGTCCTCATCTCCATAATGCGGATTCTGGGAAACCGCTTCAGAAACTCATTGTCGGCGATCACTTGGAAGCCATAGCCTATCTGCAAGAGGTTCAAGGAAGTCGCGGCAACTTCCCCGACCCCATCCGCCGCATCGATCTCGCGGAGCGCTATATCATGTAG
- a CDS encoding undecaprenyl-diphosphate phosphatase: MHILQVIVYAIMQGITELFPISSVGHAVILPYVFNWTEFTTSDTFLAFVVMLHLGTGLALLIYFWRDWVRLIASLFIREMRRERKQLLLIIVATIPAAILGKLFEHKLQDLFPHAASAAIFLIVNGFVLLVADRMRRKRKATRKLEDLSYGRSFWIGVVQAFALIPGFSRSGITMTAGLSSGLDYEDSARFSFLLATPVILGAGVLEVPKMLHSHNHQMLNYGLIGGLVAGIVALLATAFLMRYFRTTEVKALRPFGFYCIIVGIIVLLMTILGLHF, from the coding sequence ATGCATATTTTGCAAGTCATAGTGTATGCCATCATGCAGGGAATAACCGAGTTGTTCCCTATCAGCAGCGTTGGCCATGCGGTGATTTTACCTTACGTGTTTAACTGGACAGAGTTTACCACATCGGATACTTTTCTGGCGTTCGTCGTCATGCTGCACCTTGGGACAGGCCTTGCGTTGCTCATTTACTTCTGGCGCGATTGGGTTCGTTTGATTGCGTCTTTGTTCATTCGCGAAATGCGCCGAGAGCGCAAACAACTGCTGCTGATTATCGTCGCTACCATCCCAGCAGCCATTTTGGGCAAACTGTTCGAACACAAGCTGCAAGATTTGTTTCCTCATGCAGCATCGGCTGCGATTTTTCTCATCGTTAACGGCTTTGTGCTGCTCGTGGCGGATCGGATGCGGCGGAAGCGCAAGGCTACGCGCAAACTGGAGGACCTATCGTACGGAAGAAGTTTCTGGATAGGCGTTGTACAAGCATTTGCACTGATTCCTGGCTTCTCGCGATCCGGCATCACCATGACGGCTGGCCTTTCAAGTGGACTGGATTACGAGGACTCGGCACGTTTCAGTTTCCTGTTGGCAACCCCGGTCATCTTGGGCGCTGGCGTACTTGAAGTTCCGAAGATGCTTCATAGCCATAACCACCAGATGCTTAACTACGGTCTCATCGGTGGGCTGGTTGCGGGTATTGTGGCCTTGCTGGCTACTGCCTTCTTGATGCGTTACTTCCGCACAACAGAAGTCAAAGCGCTGCGCCCATTCGGATTCTACTGTATTATCGTCGGTATTATCGTACTCTTAATGACAATCCTCGGACTGCACTTTTGA
- a CDS encoding purine/pyrimidine permease, which yields MEGLLYHLNERPKGGELILSSIQWFIFSLANVITVPIVLGQALGLPANEVAQFTERTFFVCGLVGLVQSVLGHRYAIIEGPAGMWWGVFLVLIQMTKDEHGSTGQLLQELELGLIVAGVVFIILGLFGLLGFIRKLFTPVVTGTFLVLLALQVSKSLIEGVLGIGFRNHTTVSPEIVLLSVILMVVTILLMFRGKGMVKSIAVLIGLILGWIVYAVLGLIDAPNTHVPAFHLPSIFPFGPPKFHLGVTITCAITAIILLSNLIASIQAFGAAAGESPTNATYNRGSLFTGIGTAIAGIFGAVGVVPLTAAASLVSLTGIASRLPFIIASSAVGLLGFFPYIGSLVATLPSPVGYAVLFTVFGQLLGFGLLDYKRLKLDQRDIFVVGIALLTGVGIYFIPGTAWMGLPPVLGYLLDNGLIVGIVLVLLLEHVIFRRKNAT from the coding sequence TTGGAAGGGTTATTGTATCACCTGAATGAACGCCCAAAAGGCGGCGAACTTATTTTGTCCTCCATTCAGTGGTTTATCTTCTCGTTGGCCAACGTCATCACGGTGCCTATCGTGCTCGGCCAAGCGCTCGGCCTCCCTGCGAACGAAGTCGCTCAGTTTACGGAGCGAACATTCTTCGTTTGCGGTCTCGTCGGCCTGGTACAATCTGTCCTGGGCCACCGATACGCCATCATCGAAGGACCGGCAGGCATGTGGTGGGGTGTTTTCCTCGTTCTCATCCAAATGACAAAGGACGAGCACGGCTCCACTGGTCAATTGCTGCAAGAATTAGAACTCGGTCTCATCGTTGCAGGTGTCGTTTTCATTATCCTGGGTCTGTTTGGCCTCCTGGGGTTCATCAGAAAGCTGTTTACACCCGTCGTCACCGGCACATTCCTCGTGCTGCTGGCCTTGCAGGTGTCAAAGTCCCTCATCGAAGGTGTCCTTGGCATCGGCTTTCGCAACCACACGACCGTGTCGCCTGAAATCGTCCTGCTGTCCGTCATCTTGATGGTAGTGACCATTCTGCTCATGTTCAGGGGCAAGGGCATGGTCAAGTCGATCGCGGTCCTCATCGGTCTCATTCTCGGCTGGATCGTATACGCGGTTCTGGGACTCATCGACGCGCCAAATACACACGTACCAGCTTTCCACCTGCCGTCTATCTTCCCGTTTGGACCACCCAAGTTCCACCTTGGGGTAACCATCACGTGTGCCATAACCGCTATCATTTTGCTGTCCAACCTAATCGCGAGCATTCAAGCCTTCGGTGCTGCGGCGGGTGAATCGCCAACAAACGCTACCTACAATCGCGGATCCTTATTCACCGGAATTGGCACCGCCATCGCTGGAATCTTTGGCGCCGTCGGCGTCGTCCCGCTTACGGCTGCAGCCAGCTTGGTCTCGCTGACGGGGATCGCCTCCCGTCTCCCGTTCATCATCGCATCGTCCGCCGTTGGGTTGCTTGGTTTCTTTCCGTACATCGGGAGCCTCGTGGCAACGTTGCCGTCACCAGTCGGTTACGCTGTTCTCTTTACCGTGTTTGGCCAGTTGCTGGGCTTTGGGCTGCTTGACTATAAGCGGTTAAAACTCGACCAGCGCGATATTTTCGTCGTGGGCATTGCCTTGCTGACCGGTGTCGGGATCTACTTCATTCCGGGTACCGCCTGGATGGGCCTGCCGCCAGTTCTAGGATATCTCCTCGACAACGGCCTCATCGTCGGCATTGTTCTGGTACTGCTCCTGGAGCATGTCATCTTTCGGCGGAAAAACGCTACATGA
- a CDS encoding ATP-binding cassette domain-containing protein — MSLCLREISVSDGQTNRLGGVTAEVPAGAFLAVVGRNGAGKSTLLDVVAGMVPPSTGTISVSGGDPFPRIGYLFQNAELSLFAGTVAEEFAVTWETSVSSVRSRLTEVTNLLTSVGLNNISLGDTPAAWSTGLQRRFALALMLARKPEFLILDEPTAGLDRASQALLVNQLQTLHDEGKTIVVTTHDLDTILPHATHVWLLDGGKLVFSGSPAELYASPSCLETHGVGLPPSLRLQIALMRAGLLDGPSLRSAQQLASDIRGAGAGGEAAGRIDLPGEDTYGFAESSVANPHPPTTRVMDARFRWLSITLMTIALATVHHSGGIMTGLVLTCVLLIWLRAKFRTIARWTVPWATFAALTALIAGIHVGAPFHRNAPYGFDATMAARSIISIIPYWCFLQLGQLLVTQSTSLQVQGMIDGLGRACRIPHRIRHTVAITAGMVFRFIPAIGAMYQQQLRAYRARTQPKGHSAASFISVTRVLAPLIIRLIHYGEATTDALTARDILNSQIHYEGLYQTTVSAREWILFGMTLAFSLVIWLSGRFLF, encoded by the coding sequence ATGTCACTGTGCCTTCGTGAAATCAGCGTATCGGACGGACAAACGAATCGACTGGGTGGCGTCACGGCCGAAGTCCCCGCAGGCGCATTTCTCGCCGTCGTGGGGCGCAACGGCGCAGGTAAGTCAACGTTACTCGACGTCGTGGCCGGGATGGTTCCACCCTCTACCGGTACAATTAGCGTCTCAGGTGGGGACCCATTCCCCCGCATCGGCTATCTCTTTCAAAACGCCGAGTTGAGCCTATTTGCCGGCACAGTCGCCGAGGAGTTCGCCGTGACGTGGGAAACAAGCGTCTCAAGCGTCCGATCACGACTCACCGAAGTCACCAACCTCCTCACGTCCGTCGGACTTAACAACATATCCCTGGGAGACACCCCTGCCGCCTGGAGCACCGGTTTACAAAGGCGGTTCGCCCTAGCGCTCATGCTCGCGCGCAAACCGGAATTCCTCATCCTGGACGAGCCCACGGCAGGTCTTGACCGTGCCAGTCAAGCACTCCTAGTCAACCAGTTACAAACGCTGCACGATGAAGGCAAGACCATCGTCGTCACCACCCACGATCTCGACACCATCCTCCCCCACGCAACCCACGTCTGGTTGCTGGACGGCGGCAAATTGGTCTTTTCCGGCTCTCCCGCCGAGTTGTACGCAAGTCCCAGCTGCCTGGAGACCCACGGCGTGGGACTCCCCCCATCATTGCGCCTGCAAATCGCGCTGATGCGAGCCGGACTGCTTGACGGGCCATCTCTGCGCTCCGCCCAACAACTCGCCTCGGACATACGGGGTGCTGGCGCGGGCGGGGAGGCTGCCGGGCGGATCGATCTGCCAGGCGAGGATACCTACGGCTTCGCGGAGTCCTCTGTCGCGAACCCGCATCCTCCGACGACAAGGGTAATGGACGCACGATTTCGCTGGCTGTCGATCACGTTGATGACCATCGCCCTCGCCACCGTTCACCATTCGGGCGGCATCATGACGGGACTCGTCCTAACGTGCGTTCTCCTCATTTGGCTGCGCGCGAAATTCCGCACAATCGCTCGATGGACCGTTCCGTGGGCGACATTTGCCGCCCTAACGGCACTAATTGCGGGAATTCATGTCGGCGCACCGTTCCATCGCAACGCGCCATATGGGTTTGACGCGACCATGGCGGCCCGCTCCATCATCTCGATCATCCCCTACTGGTGCTTCCTCCAACTCGGCCAACTGCTCGTCACACAGTCGACGTCGTTGCAGGTGCAGGGAATGATCGACGGGCTTGGCCGGGCCTGCCGGATACCTCACCGCATTCGACATACAGTGGCCATCACAGCTGGCATGGTCTTTCGCTTCATCCCCGCCATCGGGGCAATGTATCAGCAGCAACTGCGCGCATACCGAGCTCGTACCCAACCGAAGGGGCACAGCGCAGCCTCTTTCATCAGCGTGACGCGCGTGTTGGCACCGCTGATCATTCGCCTCATCCACTATGGCGAAGCAACCACTGATGCGCTGACGGCACGCGACATCCTGAACAGTCAAATCCACTACGAGGGTCTCTACCAAACCACAGTTTCGGCGAGGGAATGGATACTGTTCGGCATGACACTGGCATTCAGCCTTGTCATTTGGCTTTCAGGGCGATTTTTGTTTTAG
- the purN gene encoding phosphoribosylglycinamide formyltransferase translates to MTLRIGFLASHNGSSMKSILAAISEERLDAVPTVVISNNPDSGALQVAMRAFIPAYCFNQKRCGSHEAVDEAIAHTLTEHHVDLVVLSGYMKQIGPKTLAALPGRILNIHPSLLPYFGGPGMYGLRVHAAVIEAGVEETGATVHVVDELYDHGRILGQVRIPVLAGDTPELLRARLAHEEGHLFVGVLQRIADGDIVLDEI, encoded by the coding sequence TTGACTTTGCGAATCGGATTTCTGGCGTCTCATAATGGATCGAGTATGAAGTCCATTCTTGCAGCCATCAGCGAAGAGCGTTTGGACGCCGTGCCAACGGTTGTCATAAGTAATAACCCAGATTCGGGCGCACTGCAAGTAGCTATGCGTGCTTTTATTCCTGCCTACTGCTTCAACCAGAAACGCTGTGGGAGTCATGAGGCCGTTGACGAAGCCATTGCACATACGCTGACGGAACACCATGTCGATCTCGTTGTGCTCTCCGGCTACATGAAACAGATCGGCCCGAAAACCTTGGCCGCACTTCCGGGCCGCATCCTAAACATTCACCCAAGCCTGTTACCCTACTTTGGGGGTCCCGGCATGTACGGCCTTCGCGTCCACGCCGCGGTCATTGAAGCGGGTGTGGAGGAGACCGGTGCCACTGTTCATGTCGTTGACGAGCTCTACGATCACGGCCGCATCCTCGGCCAAGTCCGCATCCCTGTTCTCGCTGGCGATACGCCTGAGCTGCTCCGGGCCCGCTTGGCGCATGAAGAAGGCCATCTGTTCGTTGGTGTTCTCCAGCGGATCGCAGACGGCGATATTGTACTTGACGAAATCTAA